In Paralcaligenes sp. KSB-10, the following are encoded in one genomic region:
- a CDS encoding DNA polymerase Y family protein: protein MHLWISIYLPTHSLDALFPHWPINTPLAAVLRQEKVWACTSAAQALGVRVGMRRSSVLGLAPRIVLRNDDPRAEQHYLQQIALSLLQYTPCLAFFDPHTLVLDVSASLRLFNGPRALWRRLASTLHALETHACLGMAPTARGACLLARQTHSRRRRVLRHVSLQRLLDPLPAGLLPATQTYAEWLQGIGCQTLGQLRQLPRKGLQQRSEPALVQTLDAAYGAVDDYFNWFEAPDRFSQRHDLLERIEYTPAVFHAATRLIEQLCGWLQAKHGTVTTLCFGLHHEKGRHARPPTLVNLKLSEPAWQPGHFEIVLGEQLRSLSLPAPVIAIELEVAAIEARQGLSQSLFIEPAQWPSQERRLFDILRARLGAENVLHAHPLADYRPERANRWESVPGPSSHAPANRAEHALSGKAGTLSSGMPPQLPDCARPFWLLPEPLALETRNNHPVYKGASLRLVQGPERIETGWWDEPGQELRDYFIAQDAGAARYWIYQDRRSPGWFLQGFFA from the coding sequence ATGCACCTCTGGATCAGTATCTACCTGCCCACGCACAGCCTCGACGCGCTTTTTCCCCATTGGCCAATTAATACGCCACTGGCCGCGGTCTTGCGCCAGGAAAAGGTCTGGGCCTGCACTTCAGCCGCACAAGCGCTGGGGGTGCGAGTTGGCATGCGCCGCAGCAGCGTGCTGGGGTTGGCACCGCGCATTGTCTTGCGCAACGACGACCCTCGGGCGGAACAGCATTATTTGCAGCAGATTGCACTGAGCTTATTGCAATACACCCCCTGCCTGGCATTTTTCGACCCCCACACCCTGGTGCTCGATGTCAGCGCCAGCCTGCGGCTGTTCAACGGGCCGCGCGCTTTGTGGCGGCGGCTGGCCAGTACCCTGCATGCATTGGAAACCCACGCCTGCCTGGGCATGGCGCCCACTGCACGCGGCGCCTGCCTGCTGGCCCGGCAAACCCATTCCAGGCGTCGACGTGTGCTGCGGCATGTCTCGCTGCAACGTCTGCTCGACCCGCTGCCCGCCGGTTTATTGCCGGCAACGCAAACCTATGCCGAATGGCTGCAAGGCATAGGCTGCCAAACGCTCGGGCAATTGCGCCAGTTGCCGCGCAAAGGCCTGCAACAACGCAGCGAACCGGCCCTGGTCCAGACGCTGGACGCCGCCTACGGTGCAGTCGACGACTACTTCAACTGGTTCGAAGCGCCCGATCGTTTTTCACAACGCCACGACCTGCTCGAGCGCATCGAATACACCCCGGCAGTGTTTCACGCGGCTACCCGGCTCATCGAACAGCTTTGCGGCTGGCTGCAAGCCAAACATGGCACCGTCACAACGCTTTGTTTCGGCCTGCATCATGAAAAAGGCCGCCATGCGCGGCCACCCACCCTTGTGAATCTCAAACTGTCGGAACCGGCGTGGCAGCCTGGCCATTTTGAAATCGTCCTGGGCGAACAGTTGCGGTCCCTCAGCCTGCCCGCCCCGGTCATCGCCATCGAACTGGAGGTTGCCGCCATCGAGGCCAGGCAAGGCCTGAGCCAGAGCCTGTTTATCGAACCCGCCCAATGGCCCAGCCAGGAACGCCGTTTGTTCGATATATTGCGCGCACGCCTGGGCGCGGAAAATGTTCTGCACGCCCATCCCCTGGCCGATTATCGGCCTGAGCGGGCCAATCGCTGGGAATCCGTCCCCGGGCCATCATCCCACGCACCAGCAAACCGGGCCGAACACGCGCTTTCCGGCAAAGCCGGCACATTATCAAGCGGCATGCCGCCGCAACTCCCCGACTGTGCCAGGCCATTCTGGCTATTGCCTGAACCGCTCGCGCTGGAAACCCGCAACAATCATCCCGTTTACAAGGGGGCAAGCCTGCGCCTGGTCCAGGGCCCTGAACGCATCGAAACCGGCTGGTGGGACGAACCCGGCCAGGAGTTACGCGACTATTTCATTGCCCAGGATGCCGGCGCCGCCCGCTACTGGATCTACCAGGATCGCCGCTCACCCGGCTGGTTTTTGCAAGGCTTTTTTGCCTGA
- the imuA gene encoding translesion DNA synthesis-associated protein ImuA, with protein sequence MNTIRSPALAHPERIHPALWRGSQLAQARQTTVPTGFDSLDRELPNQGWPTGTLIELMPARPGIGEMQLLRPALELLDRERCIVLVSPPYMPYFHCWFNWQLGGHRPVWVKASSMPDCLWSAEQILKYQACSALLCWTTHIRPQALRRLQLLAQQSDALFLMFRPPVAALQASASPLRLGLAPSRQGLVVSILKRRGPLCPIPVLIPLYPTHSQIAVPASHAPLDQYLPAHAQPRRAFSPLAN encoded by the coding sequence ATGAACACTATCCGATCTCCCGCCCTGGCGCATCCCGAACGCATCCACCCGGCACTATGGCGTGGGTCCCAACTGGCCCAGGCCCGTCAAACAACGGTGCCTACCGGGTTTGATAGTCTCGATCGCGAACTCCCCAACCAGGGTTGGCCCACCGGCACATTAATCGAGCTCATGCCAGCGCGACCCGGCATCGGTGAAATGCAGCTGTTGCGCCCTGCGCTTGAACTCCTCGACCGCGAGCGCTGCATAGTCTTGGTAAGCCCCCCCTACATGCCTTATTTTCACTGTTGGTTCAATTGGCAACTCGGCGGGCATCGCCCGGTATGGGTCAAAGCCAGCAGCATGCCCGACTGCTTGTGGTCAGCCGAGCAAATACTCAAATACCAGGCTTGCTCCGCCTTGTTGTGCTGGACGACCCATATCCGTCCCCAGGCACTGCGCCGCCTGCAACTGCTTGCCCAGCAAAGCGACGCCCTGTTCCTTATGTTCCGCCCGCCCGTCGCTGCGCTGCAGGCCAGCGCTTCGCCCTTGCGCCTGGGCCTCGCACCCAGCCGCCAAGGTCTTGTCGTCTCCATACTCAAGCGTCGCGGGCCTCTCTGTCCAATTCCCGTCCTCATCCCTCTTTACCCCACGCATTCCCAAATAGCCGTTCCCGCGTCTCATGCACCTCTGGATCAGTATCTACCTGCCCACGCACAGCCTCGACGCGCTTTTTCCCCATTGGCCAATTAA
- the mgtA gene encoding magnesium-translocating P-type ATPase, which translates to MHFNSIKLRLLAFVNKGLPARQFRRRAFLDLLRGSAVGQKVSDRLSGYLLEVSQAVPDAVLRDLASHNDGLSEAEADAKREAIGPNEIAHEKPMPWWVHLWLCYRNPFNLLLTVLALISYLTEDLKAATVIGTMVVVSTLLRFVQEKRSNGAAEKLKQMVSNTATVLRRDPAQTAAFEAEQFFGIRLHPRNPRKAEVPISLLVPGDIILLSAGDMVPADLRVLGAKDLFISQAALTGESLPVEKFAQQSDASVTNPLELENLCFMGSNVISGSAIAVVVGTANQTYFGALAERVTAADQTPTQFQAGVNKVSWLLIRFMSIMAPLVLLLNGFTKGDWVEAALFALSIAVGLTPEMLPMIVTSTLAKGAVALSRKKVIVKRLEAIQNFGAMDILCTDKTGTLTQDRIVLERHTDIFGHADDHVLEMAYLNSYYQTGLKNLLDVAVLEHAELRQELNLAHNFRKVDEIPFDFVRRRMSVVVSEREDHHELICKGALEEVLAACTRVRNGSETEPLSLEWLENIRQITTRLNQEGLRVVAVAGKDLPPTRAAYGVADEADLTLIGYMAFLDPPKETTRPALQALKASGIEVKVLTGDNELVTLKVCKEVDLDIKGVLLGGAIDDLSDAQLMQAAAKTTVFAKLSPAQKERIVRVLRSQGHVVGFMGDGINDATALRAADIGISVDSAVDIAKEAADIILLEKSLMVLEQGVIEGRKTFANMLKYIKMTASSNFGNVFSVLVASAFIPFLPMLPIHLLVQNLLYDISQIVIPFDNVDDELLSKPQKWNPESLGRFMVFFGPISSIFDIATFVLMWFVFAANSPEHQTLFQSGWFVEGLLSQTLVVHMIRTRKLPFFQSRASWPLLLMTALIVAAGVYLPMGPLADYFKLQALPLSYFPWMLAILLGYVCLIQLMKGLYDRRYGWQ; encoded by the coding sequence ATGCATTTCAATTCCATTAAATTGCGCCTCCTGGCGTTTGTAAACAAGGGCCTGCCGGCCCGTCAGTTCCGTCGTCGGGCTTTTCTGGACCTGTTGCGCGGCTCCGCCGTCGGCCAGAAGGTATCCGACCGCTTGTCCGGCTATCTGCTTGAAGTATCGCAAGCCGTGCCCGATGCCGTGCTGCGGGACCTGGCCTCGCATAACGACGGATTGAGCGAGGCTGAGGCCGATGCCAAACGCGAAGCCATCGGCCCCAACGAAATTGCCCATGAGAAACCCATGCCATGGTGGGTGCATTTATGGCTGTGCTATCGCAACCCGTTCAATCTGCTCTTGACGGTTCTGGCCTTGATTTCCTATCTGACCGAGGATTTGAAAGCGGCAACAGTCATAGGCACCATGGTGGTCGTCTCGACTCTGCTGCGTTTTGTGCAGGAAAAGCGCTCCAACGGGGCGGCCGAGAAACTCAAGCAGATGGTCAGCAATACCGCTACGGTGCTGCGCCGCGATCCGGCTCAAACCGCGGCTTTCGAGGCCGAACAGTTCTTTGGAATACGCCTGCATCCGCGCAACCCGCGCAAGGCCGAAGTGCCTATCAGCTTGCTGGTCCCGGGCGATATCATTTTGCTTTCGGCCGGCGATATGGTGCCTGCCGATTTGCGTGTGCTTGGTGCCAAGGACTTGTTTATCAGCCAGGCGGCCCTGACTGGCGAATCCTTGCCGGTCGAGAAATTTGCCCAGCAAAGCGATGCGTCGGTGACGAATCCGCTCGAGCTGGAAAATTTATGCTTCATGGGCAGCAACGTCATAAGCGGCTCGGCCATAGCCGTAGTCGTGGGGACTGCCAATCAAACCTACTTCGGCGCATTGGCCGAACGGGTGACTGCGGCCGACCAGACTCCTACGCAGTTTCAAGCCGGAGTGAACAAAGTCAGCTGGCTGCTGATCCGTTTCATGTCGATCATGGCCCCGCTGGTTTTGCTTCTGAACGGATTCACCAAGGGAGACTGGGTCGAGGCGGCGCTCTTCGCCTTGTCGATTGCCGTAGGATTGACGCCGGAAATGCTGCCGATGATCGTCACGTCCACGCTGGCTAAAGGCGCCGTGGCTTTGTCGCGCAAAAAGGTGATTGTGAAGCGTCTGGAAGCGATCCAGAACTTCGGCGCCATGGACATACTGTGCACGGATAAAACCGGCACGCTGACCCAGGACCGGATCGTGCTGGAGCGCCATACCGATATCTTTGGCCACGCCGACGATCATGTGCTGGAGATGGCGTACTTGAACAGCTACTATCAAACCGGGCTTAAAAACCTGTTGGATGTGGCTGTGCTGGAGCATGCCGAATTGCGCCAGGAGCTGAATCTGGCCCACAATTTCCGCAAGGTCGATGAAATCCCGTTCGACTTCGTCCGGCGCCGCATGTCGGTAGTGGTCAGCGAGCGAGAAGACCACCATGAGCTTATCTGCAAAGGAGCTCTGGAAGAAGTGCTTGCAGCCTGCACACGGGTTCGCAATGGAAGTGAGACAGAGCCGCTGAGCCTGGAGTGGCTGGAAAACATACGCCAGATCACGACGCGGCTGAACCAGGAAGGGCTGCGTGTGGTGGCCGTGGCCGGCAAAGACTTGCCGCCGACACGCGCGGCTTATGGCGTGGCCGATGAAGCCGACCTGACCCTGATCGGCTATATGGCTTTTCTGGACCCTCCCAAAGAAACTACGCGGCCGGCCTTGCAGGCTCTGAAAGCCAGCGGCATCGAGGTCAAAGTCCTGACCGGCGACAATGAGCTGGTTACGCTCAAGGTGTGTAAAGAGGTGGATCTGGATATCAAAGGCGTGCTGCTGGGCGGCGCGATTGACGACCTGAGCGACGCCCAATTGATGCAGGCCGCGGCAAAAACAACGGTGTTTGCCAAGCTTTCTCCGGCGCAAAAAGAACGGATTGTGCGAGTCTTGCGCAGCCAGGGCCATGTAGTGGGATTCATGGGCGATGGCATCAATGACGCAACGGCATTGCGTGCGGCAGATATCGGTATTTCGGTGGATTCGGCCGTGGATATTGCCAAAGAGGCGGCCGATATTATTCTGCTTGAAAAGAGCCTGATGGTGCTTGAGCAGGGCGTGATCGAAGGCCGCAAGACCTTTGCCAATATGTTGAAATACATCAAAATGACGGCGAGCTCGAATTTTGGCAATGTGTTTTCGGTGTTGGTGGCCAGCGCATTCATTCCATTTCTGCCCATGTTGCCGATTCATTTGCTGGTGCAAAACTTGCTGTACGATATTTCGCAGATCGTTATTCCCTTCGATAATGTCGATGACGAACTCTTGTCCAAGCCCCAGAAATGGAATCCCGAGAGCCTGGGCCGTTTCATGGTGTTTTTTGGCCCCATCAGCTCAATATTCGACATTGCAACGTTTGTCCTGATGTGGTTCGTTTTTGCGGCAAACTCGCCCGAGCATCAGACCTTGTTCCAGTCCGGCTGGTTTGTCGAAGGCTTGCTGTCGCAGACCCTGGTGGTGCACATGATACGCACGCGCAAGCTTCCGTTTTTCCAGAGCAGGGCATCATGGCCACTGCTGCTGATGACCGCCCTGATCGTCGCCGCGGGGGTCTACCTGCCCATGGGGCCATTGGCCGACTATTTCAAACTGCAGGCGCTCCCCTTGAGCTATTTTCCCTGGATGCTGGCTATTTTGCTGGGCTATGTGTGTCTGATACAGTTGATGAAGGGGCTTTACGATCGCCGCTATGGCTGGCAATAA
- the ypfH gene encoding esterase produces MSILKSDTPDPLVFSPDQGKPQQLFVLLHGESASPEQLLPLAQAIKQAFPNALVVIPYGIEAMQAGQYQWLKPDDPGKSNDAAHVAQALPALIAQIQQLQARHGLSGEQTALAGFSQGATLALEACMAQPDLAGRVLAFSGCYASPPAAAPRATTLHFLHGADDTLVPVGQIRSTHARLAELRGDATLDIASTVGHELHPALIHQALHRLQTCVPLRSWEAALGDLNTENEDEDGEEGGGDGSDPGKDWAGNRTLH; encoded by the coding sequence ATGTCTATATTGAAATCAGATACCCCGGATCCGCTGGTTTTTTCGCCCGATCAAGGCAAGCCGCAGCAGCTGTTCGTGCTTCTGCATGGAGAATCGGCCAGTCCTGAGCAATTGCTGCCTTTGGCGCAAGCGATCAAGCAGGCCTTCCCCAATGCTCTGGTCGTGATCCCTTATGGCATCGAAGCTATGCAGGCCGGCCAATATCAATGGCTCAAGCCGGACGATCCGGGTAAAAGCAACGATGCAGCGCATGTGGCGCAGGCCTTGCCTGCTTTGATTGCTCAAATTCAACAGCTTCAGGCCCGCCATGGCTTATCGGGCGAGCAGACCGCGCTGGCAGGTTTTTCCCAAGGAGCGACCCTGGCGCTCGAAGCCTGCATGGCGCAACCCGATCTGGCGGGACGCGTGCTGGCATTTTCCGGATGCTACGCGAGCCCGCCCGCGGCCGCTCCCAGAGCCACGACGCTGCATTTTCTGCATGGCGCGGACGATACCCTGGTGCCGGTGGGCCAGATCCGGAGTACGCACGCGCGGCTGGCGGAACTGCGTGGCGACGCTACCCTGGATATCGCGTCGACCGTTGGGCATGAATTGCATCCGGCCCTGATTCATCAGGCCTTGCACAGGCTGCAGACCTGCGTTCCGTTACGCAGTTGGGAAGCCGCGCTAGGAGACCTCAATACCGAGAATGAAGATGAAGACGGTGAAGAGGGCGGCGGCGATGGCAGCGATCCGGGCAAGGATTGGGCTGGAAACCGGACTTTGCATTGA
- a CDS encoding carboxypeptidase-like regulatory domain-containing protein, whose protein sequence is MNALRLPASKSTLPLISRLMLAAVFLLGMLAYGQARAELPPLQHLGSVDYVSGGIGIDESTAFKAAMSQFPLALTFASSLDGTAAYVSDVQVVIRDSQDTDVLNVASDGPYFLARLPAGKYKIFATYNGNTQSRTAEIGGSGTVRLMFEWK, encoded by the coding sequence ATGAATGCCTTGCGCCTACCCGCCTCGAAATCCACACTGCCACTCATATCGCGGCTCATGCTTGCCGCCGTTTTTCTGCTGGGTATGCTGGCCTATGGCCAGGCTCGCGCCGAACTACCCCCTTTGCAGCACCTTGGGTCGGTCGATTATGTCAGCGGCGGAATTGGAATTGACGAGTCGACCGCCTTCAAGGCCGCCATGTCGCAGTTTCCTCTGGCGCTGACTTTTGCCAGCAGCCTGGATGGCACGGCGGCGTATGTGTCCGACGTGCAGGTGGTGATACGCGATAGTCAGGACACCGATGTATTGAATGTTGCGTCAGATGGCCCTTATTTTCTGGCACGGTTACCGGCGGGCAAATACAAGATCTTCGCGACCTACAATGGCAACACGCAGTCGCGCACGGCGGAAATCGGCGGTAGCGGAACGGTTCGCCTTATGTTCGAATGGAAATAG
- a CDS encoding NRDE family protein encodes MCIAYLAIRAHADWPLLIAANRDEFHDRPSLAAAPWPDRPDVIAGIDCQAQGTWLGVTRQGRFALLTNYRDPAHMIGNAPSRGELVSRYLTQPVSARQYAQGVSDAGAAYNGFNLIVGDLAGAYYVGNRDPRNQAYPMREGRYVVSNHLLDTPWPKAERLRRALDGFPLNDLEKSLTPVFEMLKDDTRADDHVLPDTGIPLDRERLLSSPFIVSPGYGTRCSTVIAVHASGRAILSEITYDPAGIATERHDWPFMIEMDPPRPDAFNTE; translated from the coding sequence ATGTGCATTGCCTACCTTGCAATCCGTGCCCATGCCGACTGGCCTTTGCTGATAGCGGCCAATCGGGACGAATTCCACGATCGACCGAGCCTGGCGGCTGCGCCGTGGCCGGATAGGCCTGATGTTATTGCCGGAATCGACTGCCAGGCTCAAGGCACCTGGCTGGGTGTTACGCGCCAGGGGCGATTCGCCCTGCTCACGAACTACCGCGACCCCGCGCACATGATCGGCAATGCCCCATCGCGGGGCGAGTTGGTCAGCCGCTACCTGACTCAGCCTGTGTCCGCGCGACAGTATGCGCAAGGCGTCTCGGATGCGGGTGCGGCCTATAACGGCTTCAATCTTATTGTGGGAGACCTGGCCGGGGCGTACTACGTCGGCAACCGGGATCCCCGCAATCAGGCCTATCCAATGCGCGAAGGCCGATATGTGGTCTCCAATCATCTGCTGGATACACCTTGGCCCAAGGCCGAACGCTTGCGCCGGGCGCTTGATGGATTTCCTCTGAACGACCTGGAAAAATCATTGACTCCGGTTTTTGAGATGCTCAAGGACGATACCAGGGCGGACGACCATGTTTTGCCGGACACAGGCATCCCGCTCGATCGGGAGCGCTTGCTCAGCAGCCCTTTTATTGTCAGTCCTGGCTATGGGACGCGCTGCTCCACTGTTATTGCCGTTCATGCAAGCGGGCGCGCGATACTGAGTGAAATTACATATGACCCCGCCGGCATTGCCACGGAACGCCACGACTGGCCTTTTATGATCGAAATGGACCCGCCTCGGCCTGATGCTTTCAATACGGAATAG
- the pbpG gene encoding D-alanyl-D-alanine endopeptidase gives MRQIWNRTSLLALLPLLALVFNFSLSADAYGSTHTTVQNSKHHVSAKKTSAHHSSKKTSAKKSKAHVKTSSKRHASAHKARITHRASLRTRHHIASAAHTRRVAFQEENHDAITHRSQRGLEPLTPHAALRSEVAYVQDLENSTVLYDKNSDEVRPIASISKLMTALIVSESGQSMSDMLTITEDDVDHLRHSRSRLTVGSTLSRADMLHLALMSSENRAAHALARNYPGGIPAFVRAMNDKARAMGMRKTHFIEPTGLSSDNVSTPRDLVKLLVAASKQPLIHRYTTDDHYEVAVAHGRRLIYNNTNGLVRNPNWNIQISKTGFINESGECLVMLTRIDRREVAIILLNSTGRYSRIGDAMRIRNLVERETNIAML, from the coding sequence ATGCGACAAATCTGGAATCGAACGTCTTTATTGGCTTTACTGCCATTACTAGCACTTGTCTTCAATTTCAGCCTTAGCGCAGACGCGTACGGCAGCACGCATACCACGGTACAAAACAGCAAACATCACGTTTCGGCGAAGAAAACTTCCGCGCATCATTCCAGCAAGAAAACATCCGCCAAAAAAAGCAAGGCGCATGTAAAAACCAGTTCCAAACGCCACGCCTCGGCCCACAAGGCCCGCATTACCCATCGAGCCAGCCTGCGCACCCGGCATCATATTGCCAGTGCAGCGCACACCCGGCGTGTTGCGTTTCAGGAAGAAAACCACGATGCAATCACACACAGATCTCAAAGAGGCCTCGAACCGCTGACGCCGCACGCCGCGCTCAGATCGGAAGTGGCCTATGTGCAGGATCTGGAAAATTCCACGGTGCTCTACGACAAGAACAGCGACGAGGTCCGTCCCATCGCTTCGATCTCCAAACTCATGACGGCCCTCATCGTCTCGGAATCGGGGCAGTCCATGAGCGATATGCTGACCATCACCGAAGACGATGTCGATCACCTGCGCCATTCCCGCTCACGCCTGACGGTCGGCTCCACACTCAGCCGGGCCGACATGCTGCACCTGGCATTGATGTCGTCCGAAAATCGCGCCGCCCATGCCCTGGCGCGCAATTACCCGGGAGGCATCCCCGCTTTTGTCCGCGCCATGAACGACAAGGCGCGCGCCATGGGCATGCGCAAAACGCACTTCATCGAACCCACAGGGCTGTCGAGCGACAACGTATCCACACCACGCGACCTGGTCAAGCTGTTGGTGGCTGCCAGCAAGCAGCCGCTGATTCATCGCTACACAACCGACGATCATTATGAAGTGGCTGTCGCGCACGGCCGACGCCTGATTTACAACAATACAAACGGGCTGGTTCGCAATCCCAACTGGAACATCCAGATTTCCAAGACGGGCTTCATCAATGAATCCGGGGAATGCCTGGTGATGCTGACGCGTATCGATCGCCGCGAAGTGGCGATTATTTTGCTGAACTCCACCGGCCGCTATTCCCGCATTGGAGACGCCATGCGCATCCGCAACCTGGTCGAGCGGGAAACCAATATAGCCATGCTATAA
- a CDS encoding GntR family transcriptional regulator, translating into MRNAAISLDRNSPLPLYEQIKRRVLSMILGWQQDSERFHTDQELSEQFGVSRMTVRQAVQDLVKEGYLRRVRGSGTFVCAPKVDERFSTAMDFIDQWATRGRALELRVLHCAIEPCDARAAQQLDIKTGDPVWSILRLRTVKHVPISIDYRYIPVCVIKTINAKQVAAGSLLDLVGQYVDLSYGELKVEAESVQPEHADYLGLMPDDPILTRHLVYYDLNDRPVMSGISHYRADQVRYSIRVPLKKERQANASVIDALEFRSHPEMRKSQLKRR; encoded by the coding sequence ATGCGTAATGCGGCAATTTCGCTCGACCGCAATTCGCCTCTCCCTCTTTATGAGCAGATCAAGCGCAGAGTGTTGTCGATGATCCTGGGGTGGCAGCAAGACAGCGAGCGGTTCCATACAGATCAAGAGCTCAGCGAACAATTCGGAGTAAGCCGCATGACCGTGCGGCAGGCTGTACAGGATCTCGTTAAAGAGGGATATCTGCGGCGTGTGCGGGGTTCGGGCACTTTTGTTTGTGCTCCGAAAGTCGATGAACGGTTCAGCACGGCCATGGATTTTATCGATCAGTGGGCTACTCGAGGGCGTGCCCTCGAGCTGCGGGTTCTGCATTGCGCGATCGAGCCTTGCGATGCCCGTGCGGCCCAGCAACTCGATATCAAAACCGGGGATCCTGTATGGAGCATACTTAGGCTGAGAACGGTAAAGCATGTGCCGATATCAATCGATTATCGATATATTCCGGTATGCGTAATCAAGACAATAAATGCCAAACAGGTCGCTGCCGGCTCCTTGCTGGATCTGGTCGGCCAGTATGTGGACCTGTCGTACGGGGAACTTAAGGTTGAGGCGGAGTCCGTTCAGCCTGAACATGCCGACTACCTTGGCTTGATGCCGGATGACCCCATCTTGACGCGTCATCTGGTGTATTACGACTTGAACGACAGGCCTGTAATGTCCGGCATCTCGCATTACCGAGCGGATCAGGTGCGTTATTCGATACGCGTCCCGTTGAAAAAAGAGCGTCAGGCGAATGCTTCGGTCATAGACGCCCTGGAATTCCGCAGCCATCCTGAAATGCGCAAATCACAATTAAAACGTCGTTGA
- a CDS encoding ABC transporter substrate-binding protein: protein MSYIKKALITSLSTCIMSSVGVLGFGLQAHADDAVHIGSILSVTGPAAFLGEDMKAGMEMAIDDINSSGGIDGKKVKWTFYDAESQTAKAINETKRLLSQDKVDIIVGGGNMSGIAMAMAPMTERAGMPFISTEGSMQIVNPVKERQHTFKSTVDDDQVIGRVLDYFSKKGIKKVALLADSSGFGQSAVEQTKKLAAKRGFEFMYESFNPSDTDLMPQLSAIKKAGVQAIICWTVTPTGVVFIKQAKQLGLDKLTLVHSYGFVDQRYMKLAGDAVENLLLVSVKFPVGQDLPDADPIKARILDLSNRFEKKYKRKPNQYVAQTYDAIMLAKMAIEKAGHDKQKISEALSQIRGYKGVSGVYNFSADKHSGLSKSDIVMLDYKGGQFHLADY, encoded by the coding sequence ATGAGTTATATCAAGAAAGCATTAATAACTTCTCTATCTACCTGCATTATGTCGTCCGTGGGAGTGTTGGGTTTTGGGCTGCAGGCTCACGCGGATGACGCCGTGCACATAGGGTCCATCTTGTCGGTAACCGGGCCCGCCGCGTTTCTGGGCGAAGACATGAAGGCAGGCATGGAAATGGCTATCGACGACATCAATTCGTCCGGAGGCATAGACGGGAAAAAGGTCAAATGGACTTTCTACGACGCGGAAAGCCAAACGGCCAAGGCGATCAATGAAACCAAACGCCTTTTGTCACAGGACAAAGTGGATATCATCGTTGGTGGCGGCAATATGAGCGGTATTGCCATGGCCATGGCTCCCATGACCGAAAGAGCCGGCATGCCATTTATTTCCACCGAAGGAAGCATGCAGATCGTCAATCCGGTCAAGGAGCGCCAGCATACTTTTAAAAGCACTGTGGATGACGATCAGGTCATCGGCCGGGTGCTCGATTATTTTTCAAAAAAAGGCATCAAGAAAGTTGCCTTGCTGGCAGATAGCAGCGGGTTCGGTCAGAGCGCAGTCGAACAAACAAAAAAACTTGCCGCGAAACGCGGGTTCGAGTTCATGTATGAATCATTCAACCCTTCGGATACAGACTTGATGCCTCAATTGAGCGCTATCAAGAAAGCCGGCGTGCAGGCTATTATTTGCTGGACCGTGACTCCGACAGGGGTGGTTTTCATCAAACAGGCGAAGCAGCTGGGTTTGGATAAGCTGACTCTGGTGCACAGCTACGGGTTTGTGGATCAACGCTATATGAAGCTGGCCGGCGATGCGGTCGAAAACCTTCTGCTGGTCAGTGTCAAGTTTCCGGTGGGCCAGGATTTGCCCGATGCCGATCCCATCAAGGCCCGGATTCTCGATTTAAGCAACCGTTTCGAGAAAAAATACAAACGCAAGCCAAATCAATATGTGGCGCAAACCTATGACGCCATCATGCTGGCAAAAATGGCTATTGAAAAAGCCGGCCACGACAAGCAAAAAATCAGCGAGGCATTATCTCAAATCCGAGGCTACAAGGGTGTCAGCGGCGTTTACAATTTTTCCGCCGACAAGCATTCCGGGCTGTCCAAAAGCGACATTGTGATGCTCGACTACAAGGGCGGCCAGTTTCACTTGGCCGACTACTGA